From Pseudomonas sp. G.S.17, the proteins below share one genomic window:
- a CDS encoding amino acid ABC transporter permease has protein sequence MAIDSSAVAPLAWPRRHMCKLAVLLAALAWLIVAAPHSPVFLALVQWSPALAKGFGQNILISLVAIGLGSVMGLLIGALALSPTWLMRLPARIWVQIFRNAPWLVLIYFTTYVFPFEIHIGSSYVSFPDWVKVTIGLALPASANVAEIFRGAIASIPSTQWEAARSLAFTRWQIFTSIILPQCFKRMLPPWMNLYAVITMGTALASLVGVHDVIDTAQIASNTVNQTGFTVLIYFSLLALFFAYCYPISRLTQRLERRYAFY, from the coding sequence ATGGCCATTGATTCATCTGCCGTTGCGCCTCTGGCCTGGCCGCGTCGCCATATGTGCAAGCTGGCGGTGCTGTTGGCCGCATTGGCCTGGCTAATAGTCGCCGCACCGCACAGCCCGGTGTTTCTAGCCTTGGTGCAATGGTCCCCGGCGCTGGCGAAAGGCTTCGGGCAGAATATTTTGATCAGCCTGGTGGCTATCGGCCTGGGCTCGGTGATGGGGCTGCTGATCGGTGCGCTGGCGCTGTCGCCGACCTGGCTGATGCGTTTGCCGGCGCGGATCTGGGTGCAGATCTTCCGCAATGCGCCGTGGCTGGTACTGATCTACTTCACGACCTATGTGTTCCCGTTCGAGATTCACATTGGCAGTTCGTACGTATCGTTCCCGGATTGGGTGAAAGTGACCATCGGCCTGGCGCTGCCCGCCAGTGCCAACGTCGCGGAAATCTTCCGTGGCGCTATCGCCTCGATCCCCAGCACGCAATGGGAAGCGGCCCGCTCCCTGGCCTTTACGCGCTGGCAGATTTTCACCTCGATCATCCTGCCGCAGTGCTTCAAACGCATGTTGCCGCCGTGGATGAACCTGTACGCGGTGATCACCATGGGCACGGCGCTGGCCTCGCTGGTGGGCGTGCATGACGTGATCGACACCGCGCAGATCGCCAGCAATACCGTCAACCAGACCGGTTTTACCGTGCTGATCTACTTCAGTTTGCTGGCGTTGTTCTTTGCTTATTGCTACCCGATTTCCCGACTGACCCAACGCCTGGAGCGCCGTTATGCCTTCTATTGA
- a CDS encoding amino acid ABC transporter ATP-binding protein — protein MPSIETASQPLVSLRDLHLSFGSNHVLKGIDLDVQRGQAVSIIGPSGSGKSTILRCITGLLPTQRGTIRVGDTEVDKLANEAQRIELRKRVGFVFQQYNLFPHLSVLENLVIAPRKVLGRNRADAEQEARALLAKVRMEQKADAYPGQLSGGQQQRVAIARALAMRPQLILFDEVTSALDPETVGEVLTVIRELTEEGMTCVLVTHEMRFAEEISDVVYFTENGLIVEHGSAEQIFQHPTSERTHEFLRHALGDAGRRPVPKGDPFLLSNISRYSLSV, from the coding sequence ATGCCTTCTATTGAAACCGCTTCGCAGCCTTTGGTCAGCCTGCGTGACCTGCATCTGTCGTTCGGCAGCAATCATGTGCTCAAAGGCATCGACCTTGACGTGCAGCGCGGCCAGGCAGTGTCGATCATCGGCCCGTCCGGCTCGGGCAAATCGACGATCCTGCGCTGCATCACCGGCCTGCTGCCAACCCAGCGCGGCACGATTCGCGTGGGTGACACCGAAGTGGACAAGCTGGCCAACGAGGCGCAGCGCATCGAACTGCGTAAACGCGTGGGTTTCGTGTTTCAGCAATACAACCTGTTCCCGCATTTGTCGGTGCTGGAAAACCTGGTGATCGCGCCGCGCAAGGTACTGGGTCGCAATCGCGCCGACGCCGAACAGGAAGCTCGCGCCTTGCTGGCCAAGGTTCGCATGGAGCAAAAGGCCGACGCGTATCCGGGACAACTGTCCGGCGGTCAGCAGCAACGCGTGGCAATCGCCCGCGCCCTGGCCATGCGCCCGCAACTGATCCTGTTCGATGAGGTGACCTCGGCACTGGACCCGGAAACCGTGGGTGAAGTGCTGACGGTGATTCGCGAGCTGACCGAAGAGGGCATGACCTGCGTGCTGGTCACCCATGAAATGCGTTTTGCCGAGGAAATCAGCGATGTGGTGTATTTCACCGAAAACGGTCTGATTGTCGAGCACGGCAGCGCCGAGCAGATCTTTCAACACCCGACCAGCGAGCGTACCCACGAATTCCTGCGCCATGCCTTGGGCGATGCCGGGCGGCGTCCGGTGCCCAAGGGCGATCCGTTTTTGTTGAGCAATATCAGCCGTTACAGCTTGTCCGTTTGA
- a CDS encoding cysteine dioxygenase, producing the protein MTTETRAQAIETLLDQVRIINQRGVDRAALQEIIGLLEGLAARHDLFNFDAFPSPVPGEGDTAFRYRLNDDGETPTLYMNSLLPGKKTLPHNHETWAVIVAVQGQEINYVWARSDDGSDPQYAKLVLDKEVLVQPGTPIGFLGDDLHGILVEGETPTLHFHLYGRPLESLNGRYGVNEEGRVLNYNASQMAPSIKAYA; encoded by the coding sequence ATGACCACCGAAACCCGTGCCCAAGCCATCGAGACGCTTCTCGATCAAGTTCGCATCATCAACCAGCGCGGCGTGGACCGTGCTGCGCTGCAAGAAATCATCGGCCTGCTCGAAGGGCTGGCCGCGCGTCACGATCTGTTCAATTTCGACGCGTTCCCGTCGCCGGTGCCGGGCGAGGGCGACACCGCCTTTCGCTACCGCCTGAACGATGATGGCGAGACGCCGACGCTGTACATGAACTCGCTGCTGCCGGGCAAGAAAACCCTGCCGCACAATCACGAAACCTGGGCGGTGATCGTTGCCGTGCAGGGCCAGGAAATCAACTACGTGTGGGCGCGCAGCGATGACGGCAGCGACCCGCAGTACGCCAAACTGGTGCTGGACAAGGAAGTCTTGGTTCAGCCGGGTACGCCGATCGGTTTCCTCGGTGATGACCTGCACGGCATCCTCGTCGAAGGCGAAACACCGACGCTGCACTTCCATTTGTACGGTCGCCCGCTGGAGTCGTTGAATGGCCGTTATGGTGTCAACGAAGAAGGCCGCGTGCTCAATTACAATGCCTCGCAAATGGCCCCGTCGATCAAGGCCTACGCATGA
- a CDS encoding glutathione S-transferase family protein, translating into MQLFKEKAPEPIPFALDLLNAEATRLYGVLEKRLGEVPFVAGEYSIADMAIFPWIQPLRQGQDLARYPHIDAWRERIKARPAVQRAYAKGREVAAAERSLVLQ; encoded by the coding sequence TTGCAGCTATTCAAGGAAAAGGCCCCCGAGCCGATTCCGTTTGCCCTGGACCTGCTCAATGCCGAAGCGACGCGTCTGTATGGCGTGCTGGAAAAACGTCTTGGCGAGGTGCCGTTTGTGGCGGGGGAATACTCCATTGCCGACATGGCGATTTTTCCGTGGATTCAGCCGCTGCGTCAGGGCCAGGATCTGGCTCGCTATCCACATATCGACGCCTGGCGCGAACGTATCAAGGCCCGTCCGGCCGTGCAGCGCGCGTATGCCAAGGGCAGGGAAGTGGCGGCGGCCGAGCGGTCGTTGGTCTTGCAGTAA
- the metC gene encoding cystathionine beta-lyase: MSQIITPAQLQQWLFDGQEIALFDVREHGQYGEAHLFHGQNLPYSRLELEVPRLAPNPVVRLVIYDQDGTELAARAAARLEALGYAQVHILQGGAEGWQAAGLQLFAGVHVPSKAFGELVEEASHTPHISAGELAQWQARGEPLLLLDGRPFDEYRKMTIPGSICCPNGELGYRLPELLQDETTPIVVNCAGRTRSIIGAQTLIDLGVKNPVYALENGTQGWFLADLQLEHGSSRRYPDAVSPLALAKQRDAAQALARRAGVSTVSAETAATWAADAQRSLFLCDVRTAEEFAAGTLRGAQHTPGGQLIQSTDLYVGVRHARLVLVDSDGIRAPIVASWLRQLGHDAYVLEGGIDSGFALDAAPLVAGPSLPTISAQELSDALKDSAVALIDLRPSMSFRKGHIQGSRWSIRSLLAAAVADEQRPLVLVADSPEVAQLAALELPDAQRAYVRLLDGGLQAWQNAGLAVIEDAAALSDEHCIDFLFFTHDRHSGNKDAARQYLAWEIGLLAQMTDAEIASLKPLNAKKPERSSAAPLVRTRLIHAARTEKGSGGRGVNVPVTRLSTVLFDSLGQMRDARKRRDSERVLSYGARGNPTAFALEDLVSELEGGHRSKLFATGLAAVAQTFLAYLRPGDHVLLTDAVYGPVRRLATDFLQPFGIEVEYFAADGRGIEGQLRGNTRMVYAEVPGSLLYELCDLPAIAALCKPRGILLAVDNTWGSGYLYRPLTLGADISIMALTKYVCGHSDVVMGSVCTTQAVWPALARMSDSFGNTVSPDDAYLVLRGARTLAARMEVHERQALEIAHWLQAQPQVKRVFHPALNDHPDHALFKRDFSGSNGLLSFELADANPGQLERFIGALELFGLGASWGGYESLITVADVSDRNNVADKALNPVLRLHIGLEDVAALQEDLNRGFAAIKA; the protein is encoded by the coding sequence ATGAGCCAAATCATCACCCCGGCGCAACTTCAGCAATGGCTGTTCGATGGACAGGAGATCGCCCTGTTCGACGTGCGTGAGCATGGTCAGTACGGCGAGGCGCATCTGTTTCACGGGCAAAACCTGCCGTACAGCCGACTGGAACTGGAAGTGCCGCGTCTGGCGCCCAATCCTGTCGTGCGTCTGGTCATCTACGATCAGGACGGCACTGAGTTGGCAGCGCGGGCTGCGGCGCGGCTTGAAGCGTTGGGCTACGCGCAGGTGCACATTCTGCAAGGCGGCGCCGAAGGTTGGCAGGCCGCCGGCTTGCAGTTGTTCGCCGGGGTGCATGTGCCGTCCAAGGCCTTTGGTGAACTGGTGGAAGAGGCGAGCCACACGCCGCACATCAGCGCGGGCGAACTGGCGCAGTGGCAGGCGCGCGGCGAGCCGCTGCTGTTGCTGGACGGTCGCCCGTTCGATGAATACCGCAAGATGACCATTCCGGGCTCGATCTGCTGCCCCAACGGTGAACTCGGTTACCGCTTGCCTGAGTTGTTGCAGGACGAAACCACGCCCATCGTGGTCAACTGCGCCGGTCGCACCCGCAGCATCATCGGCGCGCAGACCTTGATTGATCTGGGCGTGAAAAACCCGGTGTATGCCCTGGAAAACGGCACCCAAGGCTGGTTTCTCGCTGACTTGCAACTGGAGCACGGCAGCAGCCGTCGCTATCCGGACGCGGTATCGCCGCTCGCTCTGGCGAAACAGCGCGACGCCGCCCAGGCGTTGGCTCGGCGCGCTGGCGTCAGCACGGTGAGTGCCGAGACGGCAGCAACCTGGGCTGCCGATGCGCAGCGCAGTCTGTTTCTGTGTGACGTGCGCACCGCCGAGGAATTCGCCGCTGGCACGCTGCGCGGTGCGCAACATACGCCTGGCGGGCAGTTGATTCAGTCCACTGATTTGTATGTCGGCGTGCGCCATGCGCGCCTGGTGCTGGTGGACAGCGACGGAATTCGCGCGCCGATTGTTGCCAGTTGGCTGCGCCAGTTGGGCCACGATGCTTATGTGCTGGAAGGCGGAATTGATTCGGGCTTTGCCCTGGATGCAGCGCCGCTGGTTGCCGGGCCATCGTTGCCGACTATTAGCGCACAAGAGCTGAGCGATGCTTTGAAAGATTCCGCCGTGGCACTGATCGATCTGCGCCCGAGCATGAGCTTTCGCAAGGGCCATATTCAAGGCTCGCGCTGGTCGATTCGTTCGTTGCTCGCCGCCGCAGTTGCTGACGAGCAACGGCCGCTGGTATTGGTCGCCGACAGCCCGGAAGTGGCCCAGCTGGCTGCGCTGGAACTGCCTGACGCTCAACGTGCTTATGTGCGGCTGTTGGACGGTGGGTTGCAGGCCTGGCAGAACGCGGGTCTGGCGGTGATAGAAGATGCCGCCGCGCTCTCTGATGAACACTGCATCGATTTTCTGTTCTTTACCCATGACCGCCACTCGGGCAACAAGGATGCGGCGCGGCAATATCTGGCCTGGGAAATCGGCCTGTTGGCACAGATGACTGACGCGGAAATCGCCAGCCTCAAGCCGCTCAATGCAAAAAAGCCTGAGCGCTCGTCGGCAGCTCCTTTGGTGCGTACCCGGCTGATTCACGCGGCGCGTACTGAAAAGGGCAGCGGCGGGCGCGGGGTGAATGTGCCGGTCACGCGCTTGAGCACGGTGCTGTTCGACAGCCTTGGGCAAATGCGCGACGCACGTAAACGCCGGGATAGTGAGCGCGTGTTGAGCTACGGCGCGCGTGGCAACCCCACCGCGTTCGCCCTGGAGGATCTGGTCAGCGAACTGGAAGGCGGTCATCGCAGCAAGCTGTTCGCCACCGGATTGGCCGCCGTGGCGCAGACATTCCTGGCGTACCTGCGGCCCGGCGATCATGTGCTGCTTACCGATGCGGTGTACGGCCCGGTTCGCCGCCTGGCCACGGATTTTCTGCAACCATTCGGTATCGAGGTGGAGTATTTCGCGGCGGATGGGCGGGGCATCGAAGGGCAGCTGCGCGGCAATACCAGAATGGTCTACGCCGAAGTGCCGGGTTCGCTGCTGTATGAACTGTGCGATCTGCCAGCAATTGCCGCGTTGTGCAAACCGCGAGGCATTCTGCTCGCCGTTGATAACACCTGGGGCTCGGGCTATCTGTATCGACCGCTGACCCTTGGCGCGGACATATCGATCATGGCCCTGACCAAGTATGTGTGCGGCCATAGCGATGTGGTCATGGGCAGCGTCTGCACCACGCAAGCGGTCTGGCCTGCGTTGGCGCGCATGAGCGACAGTTTCGGCAATACCGTCAGCCCGGACGATGCGTATCTGGTGCTGCGCGGCGCCCGTACCTTGGCGGCGCGCATGGAAGTGCATGAGCGCCAGGCGCTGGAAATCGCCCATTGGCTGCAAGCCCAGCCGCAGGTCAAACGCGTGTTCCATCCGGCCTTGAACGATCACCCGGATCACGCGCTGTTCAAACGCGATTTCAGCGGCAGCAACGGCTTGTTGTCCTTTGAGCTGGCGGACGCAAACCCTGGGCAACTGGAGCGTTTCATTGGCGCCCTGGAGCTGTTTGGCCTGGGCGCTTCATGGGGTGGTTACGAAAGCCTGATCACCGTGGCGGATGTCAGTGATCGCAACAATGTGGCCGACAAGGCCCTGAATCCAGTGCTGCGTCTGCACATCGGGCTGGAAGACGTGGCCGCGTTGCAAGAGGACCTGAACCGAGGTTTCGCCGCTATAAAAGCGTGA
- a CDS encoding metal ABC transporter ATP-binding protein, whose translation MSAAIALNDLTVAYERRPAVHHISGRFEAGSLTAIVGPNGAGKSTLIKAIAGTMKPAAGHVDRGHLAAKTLGYLPQAAEIDRSFPLSVADTVAMGAWHSIGPFRGLSRDLARRTQASLQAVGLDGFEGRSIGSLSAGQFQRVLFARLLLQDASVILLDEPFNAIDARTTRDLLELVRVWHGQGRTVIAVLHDIDQVRQHFPQTLLMAREAIAWGATADVLSVVNLRKARNMAEFWSADAELCALEAEDQQERRA comes from the coding sequence ATGAGCGCCGCCATTGCCTTGAACGACCTGACCGTCGCTTACGAACGCCGTCCCGCCGTGCATCACATCAGCGGACGCTTCGAGGCCGGCAGCCTGACGGCCATTGTCGGCCCCAACGGCGCTGGCAAGTCCACCTTGATCAAAGCCATCGCCGGCACCATGAAACCCGCTGCGGGCCACGTGGATCGCGGCCATCTGGCGGCGAAAACCCTGGGCTATCTGCCCCAGGCTGCCGAGATTGATCGCAGCTTCCCCTTGAGCGTGGCCGATACCGTGGCCATGGGCGCCTGGCACAGCATCGGCCCGTTTCGTGGCTTGAGCCGGGATCTGGCCCGCCGCACCCAGGCGTCATTGCAGGCCGTAGGGCTGGACGGTTTTGAAGGGCGCAGCATTGGTTCGCTGTCGGCCGGGCAATTCCAGCGGGTGCTGTTCGCCCGATTGCTGTTGCAGGATGCGTCGGTGATTTTGCTCGACGAGCCGTTCAACGCCATCGACGCCCGTACTACGCGGGATCTGCTGGAGCTGGTGCGCGTCTGGCATGGCCAGGGCCGTACGGTGATTGCCGTGCTGCACGACATCGACCAGGTTCGTCAGCATTTTCCGCAAACCTTATTGATGGCTCGGGAAGCGATTGCCTGGGGCGCCACTGCTGATGTTTTGAGCGTCGTGAACCTGCGCAAGGCGCGCAATATGGCCGAGTTCTGGAGTGCCGATGCCGAGTTGTGCGCGCTGGAAGCTGAAGACCAGCAGGAGCGCCGGGCATGA
- a CDS encoding metal ABC transporter permease, which produces MILYSLLVEPFVEFGFMRRALVACLALGIGSGPVGVLLMLRRMSLVGDAMSHAVLPGAALGFLFFGLSLPAMGIGGLIAGLAVALLSGLVSRLTSLREDASFASFYLTSLAAGVMIVSLHGSNVDLLHVLFGTILAIDADAIYMVGGIASFTVILLALIYRPLVLECFDPGFLRAVGGRGSLYHVLFLLLVVLNLVAGFQALGTLMAVGMMMLPATAARFWATSLSALVLISTLVATLSGLIGLIISYHLGVASGPAIVLTASAFYGFSLLFGRTGILRQLFPKPHLAH; this is translated from the coding sequence ATGATCCTGTATTCGCTGCTGGTCGAGCCCTTCGTCGAATTCGGCTTCATGCGCCGGGCCTTGGTCGCCTGCCTGGCATTGGGTATCGGTTCCGGCCCGGTGGGCGTGTTGCTGATGCTGCGGCGCATGAGTCTGGTGGGCGACGCCATGAGTCATGCGGTGCTACCGGGCGCGGCGCTGGGCTTCCTGTTTTTCGGTTTGTCGTTGCCCGCCATGGGCATTGGCGGGTTGATCGCCGGTCTGGCCGTCGCGCTGCTGTCCGGGCTGGTCAGTCGGCTGACCAGCCTGCGTGAGGACGCCAGCTTCGCCAGTTTCTACCTCACGTCATTGGCGGCCGGGGTGATGATCGTCTCGCTGCACGGCTCCAATGTCGACCTGCTGCATGTGCTGTTCGGCACCATCCTCGCCATCGACGCCGACGCGATTTATATGGTTGGCGGCATCGCTTCTTTCACCGTGATCCTGTTGGCGCTGATCTATCGGCCCTTGGTGCTGGAGTGTTTCGATCCGGGTTTTCTGCGTGCGGTGGGCGGGCGCGGCTCGCTGTATCACGTGCTGTTTCTGCTGCTGGTGGTGCTCAATCTGGTGGCGGGCTTTCAGGCGTTGGGCACGCTGATGGCGGTCGGCATGATGATGCTGCCAGCCACGGCGGCGCGTTTCTGGGCCACCTCACTGAGTGCGCTGGTATTGATTTCGACGTTGGTCGCGACGCTCTCGGGTTTGATCGGCTTGATCATTTCCTACCATCTGGGCGTCGCGTCGGGCCCGGCGATTGTCCTGACCGCCAGCGCTTTCTACGGCTTTTCCCTGTTGTTCGGTCGCACCGGCATCCTGCGACAACTGTTCCCCAAACCCCATCTCGCTCACTGA
- a CDS encoding metal ABC transporter substrate-binding protein → MKNSMLLSSMAAFALSAFSLLAQAKPVEAVASFTVIADMVHNVGGDRVHVTSLIGPNGDPHVYEPTPADAQALKKADVAFVSGLHLEGWLDRLIRASGYKGQPVVLSDGIKTRSMEEDGKRITDPHAWNSAANGVIYVRNIVAALKKADPEGASVYQANGERYMAQLQELDSYARAQVQAIPAARRKVLTSHDAFGYFGDAYGVTFLSPLGFSTESEASAADVGKLIRQIKAEHVSAYFFENSGDPRLVKQIADASGAQPGGELYVESLSPADGPAASYAQMFRYNVDKLTAAMRGQ, encoded by the coding sequence ATGAAGAATTCGATGCTGTTGAGCTCAATGGCAGCGTTTGCGCTGTCTGCGTTTAGTCTGCTGGCCCAGGCCAAACCTGTTGAAGCGGTGGCTTCGTTCACGGTGATTGCCGACATGGTGCATAACGTCGGCGGTGATCGGGTGCATGTCACGTCGCTGATCGGGCCGAACGGCGATCCTCATGTCTACGAGCCGACCCCGGCCGATGCCCAGGCGTTGAAAAAGGCCGATGTCGCGTTCGTCAGTGGTTTGCATCTGGAAGGCTGGCTCGACCGTTTGATCAGGGCCTCGGGCTACAAGGGCCAGCCGGTGGTGCTATCGGATGGCATCAAGACCCGCAGCATGGAAGAAGACGGCAAGCGCATCACCGACCCTCACGCCTGGAACAGCGCCGCCAATGGCGTGATCTACGTGCGCAATATCGTTGCTGCCTTGAAGAAGGCCGATCCCGAAGGAGCCAGCGTTTATCAGGCTAACGGCGAGCGTTACATGGCGCAGTTGCAGGAACTGGACAGCTACGCGAGGGCGCAAGTCCAGGCGATTCCAGCGGCCAGGCGCAAGGTGCTGACCTCTCATGACGCCTTTGGTTATTTCGGCGATGCTTATGGCGTGACCTTCCTGTCGCCACTGGGCTTTTCCACTGAATCTGAAGCCTCGGCCGCGGATGTCGGCAAGTTGATCCGCCAGATCAAGGCCGAGCATGTCAGTGCGTACTTCTTTGAAAATTCCGGTGACCCGCGTCTGGTCAAACAGATCGCCGACGCCAGCGGCGCCCAGCCCGGCGGCGAGCTGTACGTCGAATCCCTGTCGCCCGCCGACGGCCCGGCCGCCAGCTATGCGCAGATGTTTCGCTACAACGTCGACAAGCTGACGGCGGCGATGAGGGGGCAGTGA
- a CDS encoding aldose epimerase family protein: MKPSSLLSSFGLSLMIATLTANAAGLSSAHSAFGATSDGTAVEKYTLRNSHGIEANVITYGATLQSLLVPDKNGKVDDVVLGFDDVQGYQNNGTVYFGATIGRFGNRLAGGQFSLDGKTYQVPQNDKTNALHGGPQGFDKRVWKAEPSNGNGWVGVKLTYLSADGEMGFPGALNTEVTYSLNEKNELRVQYRATTDKPTVLNLTNHSYFNLAGAGNGDVLKQVATLHASHYTPVNEKLIPTGELPAVSGTPMDFLKPTAIGKNIKADHQQLKYAEPKQGGFDFNWVLDTKGDVSKLAAEVSDPQSGRRLQLFTSEPGVQLYTGNFLDGSIHGKAGKVYPHWGAFTLETQHYPDAPNQPKFPSTRLDPGKTYTQTTVFKFIGK, encoded by the coding sequence ATGAAACCCTCTTCTCTGCTCAGCAGCTTTGGACTGTCCCTGATGATCGCAACCCTGACGGCCAACGCGGCCGGGCTTTCCAGTGCACACAGCGCCTTTGGTGCGACCAGCGATGGCACCGCCGTCGAGAAGTACACCTTGCGCAACAGCCATGGCATCGAAGCCAACGTCATTACCTATGGCGCGACGCTGCAATCGCTGCTGGTGCCGGACAAGAACGGCAAGGTCGACGATGTGGTGCTGGGTTTCGATGATGTGCAGGGCTATCAGAACAACGGCACGGTGTATTTCGGCGCGACCATCGGTCGTTTTGGCAACCGCCTTGCGGGCGGCCAGTTCAGCCTGGACGGCAAGACCTATCAGGTTCCGCAAAACGACAAGACCAACGCCCTGCACGGCGGTCCTCAAGGGTTTGACAAGCGGGTCTGGAAAGCCGAGCCGAGCAACGGCAATGGCTGGGTTGGCGTGAAACTGACTTACCTGTCGGCCGATGGCGAAATGGGTTTTCCCGGCGCACTGAACACCGAAGTCACCTACAGCCTGAACGAGAAAAACGAGCTGCGCGTTCAGTACCGCGCCACCACCGACAAACCTACGGTGCTGAACCTGACCAACCACAGTTACTTCAACCTGGCTGGCGCCGGCAACGGCGATGTGCTCAAGCAGGTCGCGACCCTGCACGCCTCGCATTACACGCCGGTAAATGAAAAGTTGATTCCCACCGGTGAGCTGCCCGCTGTCAGCGGTACGCCCATGGACTTTCTCAAGCCCACGGCAATCGGCAAGAACATCAAAGCCGATCATCAGCAGTTGAAATACGCCGAACCCAAGCAAGGCGGCTTCGATTTCAACTGGGTGCTGGACACCAAAGGCGACGTGAGCAAACTCGCCGCAGAGGTCAGCGACCCGCAATCCGGACGGCGCTTGCAGTTGTTCACCAGCGAGCCCGGCGTGCAGCTTTACACCGGCAACTTCCTTGATGGCAGCATCCACGGCAAGGCTGGCAAGGTCTATCCGCACTGGGGCGCGTTCACCCTGGAAACCCAGCACTATCCGGACGCGCCGAACCAGCCGAAATTTCCAAGCACGCGCCTGGATCCAGGCAAGACCTACACCCAGACCACGGTGTTCAAGTTCATCGGGAAGTAA
- a CDS encoding FadR/GntR family transcriptional regulator, producing MSSNFHASTVDRLGTWIAAGNVAPGQVLKVEAVLAEELGVSRTVIREAIKTLVAKGLLEVGPKVGTRVMPMRSWNLFDPQVVGWLARKGLSQGFVMDLLDLRRTIEPMAVRWACDRATPEQIAQIQAAYEALAISVADKGDYNLADRRFHEAVLAASHNQFIEQMLPALGALLAVSFEVTSAVPGELGKTLPLHKELADAIATRDAARGVWACMTLIEQAAVVIAGFFASQTAAQTAE from the coding sequence ATGAGCAGTAATTTCCACGCGTCGACGGTGGATCGGTTGGGAACCTGGATCGCGGCGGGCAATGTAGCGCCGGGGCAGGTGTTGAAGGTTGAAGCGGTATTGGCCGAGGAATTGGGCGTCAGTCGAACGGTGATTCGTGAGGCGATCAAGACGCTGGTCGCCAAAGGGTTGCTGGAAGTGGGGCCCAAGGTCGGCACGCGGGTCATGCCGATGCGGAGCTGGAATCTGTTCGATCCGCAGGTTGTGGGTTGGCTGGCACGCAAGGGTTTGTCGCAAGGGTTTGTGATGGATCTGCTCGACCTGCGCCGCACCATCGAGCCGATGGCGGTGCGCTGGGCTTGTGACAGGGCGACTCCGGAACAGATTGCGCAGATCCAGGCGGCATACGAGGCCCTGGCGATATCCGTGGCGGACAAGGGCGATTACAACCTGGCGGATCGGCGTTTTCATGAGGCGGTGCTGGCGGCCAGTCACAACCAGTTCATCGAGCAGATGTTGCCGGCGCTGGGTGCATTGCTGGCGGTGTCGTTCGAAGTGACCTCGGCAGTGCCGGGTGAATTGGGCAAGACGCTGCCGCTGCACAAGGAACTGGCCGATGCGATTGCGACACGGGATGCAGCGCGCGGGGTCTGGGCGTGCATGACCCTGATCGAGCAGGCAGCAGTGGTGATTGCCGGGTTTTTCGCCAGTCAGACCGCCGCGCAAACCGCGGAGTAA
- a CDS encoding SMP-30/gluconolactonase/LRE family protein: MHWQPVTEHRFMLAEGPFWDHETLALYWVDIAARLACRLVDGHFRKWRMPEAVSAFIPTHAGDALVTLASGVYRLDLDSPADEPRLRLLCVADPVSGNRANEARCDAQGRLWLGSMQNNLDEEGGDLPLKRRSGGLFRIDHDASVTPLLAGQGIVNTLLWNAAGDEVYSADSLDGVIYRYPIRADGRLGSRDVWATEHARGTPDGSAMDAEGYIWNARWDGHCLIRFAPDGSVDRLVELPVSHPTSCVFGGPDLSTLYVTSAAPADASGQFDGALLMADVGVQGMACHRFAG; the protein is encoded by the coding sequence ATGCACTGGCAGCCCGTAACCGAGCACCGTTTCATGCTGGCCGAAGGACCGTTCTGGGATCACGAAACACTGGCGTTGTATTGGGTGGATATCGCGGCGCGGCTGGCCTGCCGCCTGGTTGATGGCCACTTTCGTAAATGGCGGATGCCCGAAGCGGTATCTGCATTCATCCCCACCCATGCTGGCGATGCCTTGGTAACTCTGGCCAGCGGCGTGTACCGCCTGGATCTTGATTCCCCCGCCGATGAGCCGCGCTTGCGCCTGCTGTGTGTCGCCGATCCGGTCAGCGGCAACCGCGCCAATGAAGCCCGCTGCGACGCGCAGGGCCGTCTATGGCTGGGCAGCATGCAAAACAATCTGGATGAAGAAGGCGGCGACTTGCCGTTGAAGCGCCGTTCGGGCGGTCTGTTCCGCATCGATCATGACGCGAGCGTCACGCCGTTGCTCGCCGGGCAAGGCATCGTCAACACGCTGTTGTGGAACGCCGCGGGCGACGAGGTGTACAGCGCCGACAGCCTGGATGGGGTGATCTATCGTTATCCGATTCGCGCTGATGGCCGCCTGGGTTCGCGTGACGTCTGGGCGACCGAGCATGCTCGCGGCACGCCGGACGGTTCAGCCATGGACGCCGAAGGGTATATCTGGAACGCACGCTGGGACGGCCATTGCCTGATCCGCTTCGCCCCGGACGGCAGCGTCGACCGGTTGGTGGAATTGCCGGTCAGCCATCCCACCAGCTGCGTATTCGGCGGCCCGGATCTTTCTACGCTGTATGTCACCAGCGCCGCGCCCGCCGATGCCAGCGGTCAGTTCGACGGCGCGTTATTGATGGCAGATGTGGGTGTGCAGGGCATGGCTTGTCACCGTTTTGCAGGATGA